From bacterium, one genomic window encodes:
- a CDS encoding thioesterase family protein, producing MAKKARTRVSVDLPIMSFETDYQGIVNNTEFVRFIERVRYALSKKLGLTFKQVRSAKLWTVMARVEINYVSPGRFEDVMVGTGWVERVGRSSLTLGYEFRLKGTRRLIADAKQVMVFVDTVHLKPTPIPPKLRRKL from the coding sequence ATGGCGAAAAAAGCACGCACCAGGGTCTCGGTCGACCTTCCCATCATGTCCTTCGAGACCGATTACCAGGGCATCGTCAACAACACGGAGTTCGTCCGTTTCATCGAGAGGGTGCGCTATGCCCTCTCCAAGAAACTGGGCCTTACCTTCAAGCAGGTCCGTTCAGCCAAGCTCTGGACGGTCATGGCCCGGGTGGAGATCAACTACGTCTCCCCGGGGCGTTTCGAGGATGTGATGGTCGGGACCGGTTGGGTGGAAAGGGTCGGGCGGAGCTCCCTGACCTTGGGCTATGAGTTCCGGCTCAAAGGCACCCGGCGGCTCATTGCCGATGCCAAGCAGGTGATGGTCTTCGTGGACACGGTGCACCTCAAACCGACCCCGATCCCGCCAAAGCTCCGCCGCAAGCTCTGA
- a CDS encoding HD domain-containing phosphohydrolase, with the protein MATINAKGLQEQLLALNRIGIALSKEQDLNQLLTLILSESRQFTNAEAGSLYVREGNQLRFAVSQNEVLEARKKAEMKALKKPLEVVPATFTGFYVSLDKSSISGYVGTTGKVLNIPDSYKIPSSKEYKFNRSFDEKNNYRTKSQLVVPMKDTQGNVVGVIQLLNARKKKNIVPFDKHYENLVLSLASQAAIAIKNTLLTQELKEAYLDTIFRLSVAAEYKDDDTAAHINRMSRYSAILAEGLGLSVAEVENIRYASPMHDIGKLGVPDSILMKPGKLTPEEFKEMQNHTIFGAKILENAKAELLKISEEIALTHHEKWDGSGYPRGLRGEGIPLSGRIVALADVFDALTSKRCYKPAFPLEEAMKIIKEGNGRHFDPNVVTAFTNSIEKILAVKAQFGN; encoded by the coding sequence ATGGCAACCATCAACGCCAAAGGCCTCCAAGAGCAACTCCTGGCCCTCAATAGGATCGGCATCGCCCTCTCCAAAGAGCAGGACCTCAACCAGCTCCTGACCCTCATCCTTTCCGAGAGCCGCCAATTCACGAACGCCGAAGCGGGAAGCCTTTACGTGCGCGAGGGGAACCAGCTGCGCTTCGCCGTGTCCCAGAACGAAGTTCTGGAGGCCCGCAAAAAGGCGGAGATGAAGGCCTTGAAGAAGCCCTTGGAAGTGGTCCCGGCCACCTTCACCGGTTTCTATGTCTCCCTGGACAAGAGCTCCATCTCGGGCTACGTGGGCACCACCGGCAAGGTGCTGAACATCCCCGACTCCTACAAGATCCCCTCTTCCAAGGAATACAAGTTCAACCGTTCCTTCGACGAGAAGAACAACTACCGCACCAAGAGCCAGTTGGTGGTGCCCATGAAGGACACCCAGGGAAACGTGGTAGGGGTCATCCAGCTCCTCAACGCCCGCAAGAAGAAGAACATCGTTCCCTTCGATAAGCACTACGAGAACCTGGTGCTATCCCTCGCCAGCCAGGCCGCCATCGCCATCAAGAACACCCTCCTGACCCAGGAACTGAAGGAAGCCTACCTGGACACCATCTTTCGCCTGTCCGTGGCCGCCGAATACAAGGACGACGACACCGCGGCCCACATCAACCGCATGAGCCGCTACTCGGCCATCCTGGCCGAGGGATTGGGGCTTTCCGTGGCCGAGGTGGAGAACATCCGCTACGCCTCGCCCATGCACGACATCGGGAAGCTGGGCGTGCCTGACTCGATCCTCATGAAACCCGGCAAGCTCACGCCGGAGGAGTTCAAGGAGATGCAGAACCACACCATCTTCGGCGCCAAGATCCTCGAGAACGCCAAGGCCGAGCTTTTGAAGATCTCCGAGGAGATCGCTCTCACCCACCACGAGAAGTGGGATGGATCGGGTTATCCCCGGGGCCTACGGGGCGAGGGCATCCCCTTGAGCGGCCGTATCGTGGCCCTGGCCGACGTGTTCGACGCCCTCACTTCCAAAAGATGCTACAAACCGGCTTTCCCGCTGGAAGAGGCCATGAAGATCATCAAGGAAGGGAACGGCCGCCATTTCGACCCGAACGTGGTGACGGCCTTCACCAATAGCATCGAGAAGATCCTGGCGGTCAAGGCCCAGTTCGGCAATTGA
- a CDS encoding glycosyltransferase family 39 protein, with the protein MDRWDGRLLWGEGQIEPLFVWILALLFKIFGPSLELLRMIPAFCSVLTVLLGYAALRQFFPRSLSILFSAFAAFQFWSLIYARLCITEDLVFPLMALVFLFLGRVLRSGPGARERWLFLLGLTVGIGAWSYTAWGALVLGMSCFVAWEYGWKKRMFLSLACYFTPMILILLPLLGARLTPAGMAYIGSIFSPGHLAQGLAKYLIGLFWYGFGTVPYGPAWGGMLNSVMGSLALTGSLELFSQKRYGWLGGLVGSILLGLLPGILASGMDMNRIQLAFPAVMLLAFWGSLSLIPERMGTWRWAGFVGWVLLSGALDLYHYTGPYVDTSVLPEDKKQWRSVEYANAYRYLKERSRSEGPLYVMNDLNLDYDNKTLDLACYPFDAEQNKNLSGSRVKTLALLTNLYYSPFLKARFPGSQWIWLKSGTQYFQSNFCLGFIPVSGFTDGSLDEWQKALSVFHRANIESKNKTLSVHWDDIAMELSSSGRFFFRDPFLRSVLWERVAMYELSDQHYSRAVEAYRKSIQEGYPARHLFWNMGLALEEEGKTDDAKAAFEKAKKPSPHHRFISEDLSFVQR; encoded by the coding sequence ATGGACAGGTGGGATGGCCGGTTGCTTTGGGGAGAAGGCCAGATCGAACCGTTATTTGTTTGGATCCTGGCCTTATTGTTCAAGATCTTTGGACCTTCGCTGGAGCTGCTCCGGATGATCCCGGCGTTCTGTTCGGTCCTGACGGTGCTCCTGGGTTATGCCGCTCTTCGGCAATTTTTTCCCCGTTCCTTGAGCATTCTTTTTTCAGCCTTCGCCGCGTTCCAATTTTGGTCCTTGATCTATGCCAGGCTTTGTATCACCGAGGACCTGGTGTTCCCGTTAATGGCCCTGGTTTTCCTGTTCCTGGGCCGGGTCCTCCGGTCCGGTCCTGGCGCGAGAGAACGGTGGTTGTTCCTCCTGGGCCTGACCGTGGGGATCGGGGCTTGGAGCTATACCGCTTGGGGGGCTTTGGTCCTGGGGATGTCATGTTTCGTGGCCTGGGAATATGGTTGGAAAAAAAGGATGTTTTTATCCTTGGCCTGTTACTTCACACCGATGATTTTGATCCTTTTGCCCTTGCTGGGTGCGCGGTTGACACCCGCTGGAATGGCTTATATCGGCAGTATTTTTTCTCCGGGTCATTTGGCACAGGGCCTGGCGAAATACCTGATCGGTCTCTTCTGGTATGGATTCGGGACGGTCCCCTATGGACCGGCCTGGGGAGGGATGTTGAACAGCGTCATGGGCTCCCTTGCCTTGACCGGTTCCCTCGAACTTTTTTCGCAGAAACGTTATGGGTGGCTGGGAGGTTTGGTCGGTTCCATCCTTCTGGGTTTACTTCCTGGGATCCTGGCATCAGGAATGGACATGAACCGGATCCAGTTGGCTTTCCCGGCCGTGATGCTCCTGGCTTTTTGGGGGTCGCTGTCCCTTATTCCTGAAAGGATGGGGACCTGGCGTTGGGCCGGATTCGTAGGTTGGGTCCTTTTATCCGGTGCATTGGACCTTTACCACTATACGGGCCCTTACGTGGACACCTCCGTATTACCGGAGGATAAAAAACAGTGGAGGTCGGTCGAATATGCGAACGCCTACCGTTATCTAAAGGAGCGGAGCAGGTCTGAAGGGCCGCTTTATGTGATGAACGACCTCAACCTGGATTACGACAACAAAACATTGGATCTGGCCTGTTATCCCTTCGACGCCGAACAAAACAAGAACCTTTCCGGATCCAGGGTCAAGACCTTGGCCCTCCTGACCAACCTTTATTACAGCCCATTCCTGAAGGCGCGTTTTCCCGGGAGCCAATGGATTTGGCTCAAATCCGGAACCCAATATTTCCAATCGAATTTCTGTTTGGGCTTCATCCCTGTTTCCGGATTCACGGATGGTTCATTGGATGAATGGCAAAAGGCCCTGTCGGTCTTCCATCGGGCCAATATCGAATCGAAAAATAAGACCCTATCGGTCCATTGGGACGATATCGCAATGGAACTTTCCTCCTCCGGACGGTTTTTTTTTCGGGATCCCTTCCTGAGGTCGGTCCTTTGGGAAAGGGTGGCGATGTACGAACTTTCCGATCAGCACTATTCCCGGGCGGTGGAGGCTTACCGGAAATCGATCCAGGAAGGCTATCCGGCACGCCACCTATTCTGGAACATGGGGTTGGCCCTGGAGGAGGAAGGGAAGACCGACGATGCCAAGGCCGCTTTTGAGAAGGCCAAGAAGCCCTCCCCCCATCATCGGTTCATTTCCGAGGACCTTTCCTTCGTCCAACGCTGA
- a CDS encoding SulP family inorganic anion transporter has translation MFIPKSIICLRDYSWKQFRSDLAAGIVVGLVALPLAMAFSIACGLPPERGLYTAVVAGFLISALSGSRVAIGGPTGAFIVIVAGIVAKYGYSGLAMATGMAGLILIVMGLARMGTLVKYIPYPVITGFTSGIAVVIFSTQVKDFFGLRMTSVPADFLEKWTAFAAAFPTLNPFAVGLGLFTILCVFLWPRQWKVPGSVVALGATSLAAAWGHWPVETIGTRFGGIPQGLPHPQFVFDSWAQAKALLPSAFTVAALAAIESLLCAVVADGMIGSRHKSNMELVAQGVANCLSPVFGGIPATGAIARTATNVRNGGRTPMAGMIHAVVLFLILLSAGPLAAHIPLAALAGILVVVCYHMSEWHSFKFILTGPSTDILVLLTTFLLTVFVDLTVAVGVGMVLAAFLFMRNVAALGQVKALTHENEAERSEEFPAPPGVEVYAVNGSFSFGAAERMMDVEQSLFKAPKALVLDMAGVFYMDATGLKTVRDIRQRCQSRGTRLLLAGVQSQPYEVLTKAKKVEKIGRENFKPSLRKALEDLAAHPA, from the coding sequence ATGTTCATCCCCAAATCCATCATCTGCCTCCGTGACTACTCCTGGAAACAATTCCGCTCGGACCTGGCCGCCGGCATCGTGGTCGGATTGGTGGCCTTGCCCCTGGCCATGGCCTTCTCCATCGCCTGCGGCCTGCCGCCGGAGCGGGGTCTTTATACGGCGGTGGTGGCGGGGTTCCTCATCTCGGCCTTGAGCGGGAGCCGGGTGGCCATCGGCGGCCCTACCGGCGCTTTCATCGTGATCGTGGCGGGCATCGTCGCCAAATATGGCTATAGCGGCCTGGCCATGGCCACCGGTATGGCGGGCCTCATCCTCATCGTCATGGGCCTGGCCCGCATGGGCACCCTGGTCAAATACATCCCCTACCCGGTCATCACCGGCTTCACCTCGGGCATCGCGGTGGTCATTTTCAGTACCCAGGTGAAGGACTTCTTCGGGCTACGCATGACCTCGGTCCCCGCCGATTTTCTGGAGAAATGGACGGCCTTTGCGGCGGCTTTCCCGACCCTGAACCCCTTCGCGGTGGGCCTGGGTCTTTTCACCATCCTCTGTGTCTTTCTCTGGCCCAGGCAATGGAAGGTGCCGGGATCCGTCGTGGCCCTGGGTGCCACTTCCCTGGCGGCCGCCTGGGGCCATTGGCCGGTGGAGACCATCGGCACCCGGTTCGGCGGGATCCCCCAGGGTTTGCCCCATCCCCAGTTCGTCTTCGATTCCTGGGCCCAGGCCAAGGCGCTCCTTCCCTCGGCCTTCACGGTCGCGGCCCTGGCCGCCATCGAGTCGCTCCTCTGCGCGGTCGTGGCCGACGGCATGATCGGGAGCCGACACAAGTCGAACATGGAGCTGGTGGCCCAGGGGGTCGCGAACTGCCTGTCCCCGGTCTTCGGCGGGATCCCGGCGACCGGCGCCATCGCCCGCACCGCCACCAACGTGCGGAACGGCGGACGCACCCCCATGGCCGGCATGATCCACGCGGTGGTTCTTTTCCTCATCCTGCTTTCCGCGGGGCCCTTGGCCGCCCATATCCCCTTGGCCGCCTTGGCGGGGATCCTGGTGGTGGTCTGTTACCACATGTCCGAATGGCATTCCTTCAAGTTCATCCTTACCGGTCCCTCGACCGACATCCTGGTGCTCCTGACGACCTTCCTCTTGACGGTCTTCGTGGACCTGACCGTCGCGGTCGGGGTCGGGATGGTCCTGGCGGCCTTCCTTTTCATGCGCAACGTGGCGGCCCTGGGCCAGGTGAAGGCTTTGACCCATGAGAACGAGGCGGAACGCAGCGAAGAATTCCCGGCTCCGCCGGGGGTGGAAGTTTACGCGGTCAACGGGAGTTTCTCCTTCGGGGCCGCGGAGCGGATGATGGACGTGGAACAGTCCCTTTTCAAAGCACCGAAAGCCCTGGTGCTCGATATGGCCGGCGTTTTCTATATGGACGCCACGGGGTTGAAGACGGTGCGGGATATCCGACAACGATGCCAATCGCGGGGGACCCGGCTCCTGTTGGCCGGGGTGCAATCCCAACCCTATGAAGTTCTGACCAAGGCGAAAAAGGTGGAGAAGATCGGCCGGGAGAATTTCAAACCAAGCTTGAGGAAGGCGCTGGAAGACCTGGCCGCCCATCCGGCGTGA
- a CDS encoding nuclear transport factor 2 family protein, whose amino-acid sequence MYPHVNAQEFAKDWIKAWNSHDLNAILSHYAEDVQFTSPFIVRLMNEPTGTIHGKDKLKPYFEKGLKAYPDLKFELAEVLEGVSSVTLYYKSVKGLMAAEVMFLNEKGLVQRVVAHYNA is encoded by the coding sequence ATGTATCCCCATGTGAACGCCCAGGAATTCGCCAAGGATTGGATCAAGGCCTGGAATAGCCACGACCTGAACGCCATCCTCTCCCATTACGCAGAGGATGTTCAGTTCACGTCGCCCTTCATCGTGCGGCTGATGAACGAACCGACGGGTACCATCCACGGCAAGGATAAGCTGAAACCCTATTTTGAGAAGGGTTTAAAGGCCTATCCGGACCTGAAGTTCGAGTTGGCCGAGGTCTTGGAAGGGGTTTCCAGCGTGACCCTCTACTATAAAAGCGTGAAGGGTCTAATGGCCGCCGAGGTCATGTTCTTGAACGAGAAGGGATTGGTCCAACGGGTCGTGGCCCACTACAACGCCTGA
- a CDS encoding methyltransferase domain-containing protein, giving the protein MASTKTCPACDSKIAPREYCPTSFLKGDKRRIVECPSCGFSWIDPMPTQRQIEAYYHSGYYNFNRRNEEGKGWYWARTLRAIKPKGRFLDIGCATGFFLSGIRQNCGWEFYGQEMGRDAAGYARRELGLDVRNKPLERTRFPKDFFDFIHFNNVLEHVTDPAVALKEAGRILKPGGTLYLAVPNGAVNRRSFKNYFDATGQRGASVDGHLLFFSPRSLQALTERSGLRILRTYGTGLKRAFRVLGYWPQKKGWEGEFQGRRHGESSVEKAVEEGRPRPKLYYLFKHGREGLLRFPGLPSFTYDYNLYLTKDA; this is encoded by the coding sequence GTGGCTTCCACCAAGACCTGTCCCGCCTGCGACTCCAAGATCGCCCCCAGGGAATACTGCCCCACTTCCTTCTTGAAGGGGGACAAACGCCGGATCGTGGAATGCCCTTCCTGTGGTTTCTCCTGGATCGATCCCATGCCCACCCAAAGGCAGATCGAGGCCTATTACCATTCGGGCTATTACAACTTCAACCGCCGCAACGAAGAAGGCAAGGGCTGGTACTGGGCCCGGACACTGCGGGCGATCAAGCCCAAGGGGCGCTTCCTGGACATCGGTTGCGCCACGGGTTTTTTCTTGAGCGGCATCCGGCAAAACTGCGGATGGGAGTTTTATGGACAGGAGATGGGCCGGGACGCCGCCGGATACGCCCGCCGGGAGCTGGGCCTGGACGTGCGCAACAAGCCCCTGGAAAGGACCCGTTTCCCGAAGGATTTCTTCGACTTCATCCATTTCAACAATGTCCTGGAACACGTGACCGACCCGGCGGTGGCCCTGAAGGAAGCGGGGCGCATCCTCAAGCCCGGAGGGACCCTCTACCTGGCCGTGCCCAACGGCGCCGTGAACCGCCGCAGTTTCAAGAACTACTTCGACGCCACCGGACAACGGGGCGCCAGCGTGGACGGGCACCTTCTCTTCTTTTCACCCCGCTCCTTACAGGCCCTGACTGAAAGGTCGGGCTTGCGGATCCTGCGGACCTACGGCACGGGATTGAAAAGGGCCTTCCGCGTGCTGGGCTATTGGCCCCAAAAGAAGGGTTGGGAGGGAGAATTCCAGGGACGCCGCCACGGGGAAAGCTCGGTGGAAAAGGCGGTGGAGGAGGGCCGGCCCCGTCCCAAGCTTTACTATCTCTTCAAGCATGGCCGGGAAGGCCTATTGCGTTTCCCCGGGCTGCCTTCCTTCACCTACGATTACAATCTTTACCTGACCAAGGATGCCTGA
- a CDS encoding YdeI/OmpD-associated family protein codes for MRITKTLYVHKVKDWRSWLKKHHGTAREIWLIYYKKHSAKPRISYNDAVDEAMCFGWIDSTVKTLDKDRYCQRFSPRKKGSPVSELNKHRAMRLIREKRMTPAGLASLEGTLRGGAKLHRGRIKHVEPFRVPAYVRNALVRAGAWKNFEGFPLAYQRIRVGWITMTRLPHTRRTRLAYFVKMTAQNKRFGMVQG; via the coding sequence ATGAGGATCACCAAAACCCTCTACGTCCATAAGGTCAAGGACTGGCGGTCCTGGCTGAAGAAGCACCACGGGACCGCCCGGGAGATCTGGCTCATCTATTACAAGAAGCACAGCGCGAAACCCCGCATCTCCTACAACGACGCGGTGGACGAGGCCATGTGCTTCGGCTGGATCGACTCCACGGTCAAGACCCTGGACAAGGACCGCTACTGCCAGCGCTTCTCGCCGCGCAAGAAAGGCTCCCCCGTCTCGGAGCTGAACAAGCACCGGGCCATGCGGCTCATCCGGGAAAAGCGCATGACCCCGGCCGGGTTGGCCTCCCTGGAAGGGACCTTGCGGGGCGGGGCCAAGCTCCACCGGGGCCGGATCAAGCATGTGGAACCCTTCCGGGTCCCCGCCTATGTGAGGAACGCCCTGGTCCGGGCCGGGGCCTGGAAGAATTTCGAGGGATTTCCGTTGGCTTACCAACGCATCCGGGTAGGCTGGATCACCATGACCCGCTTGCCCCACACCCGCAGGACCCGGTTGGCCTATTTCGTGAAGATGACCGCCCAGAACAAGCGTTTCGGGATGGTCCAGGGATGA